A genomic region of Alkalispirillum mobile contains the following coding sequences:
- the tpx gene encoding thiol peroxidase codes for MATITLAGDPIQTCGDLPAVGSMAPDFTLTDVNLKDVGLADFRGKKVILNITPSLDTGLCATSAKTFDEAAKKRDDLVVLNVSADLPFAQQRFCQAEGIDNVKTLSMMRDRHFAKDYGVLVETGPTAGITCRAVVVIDESGKVCHTELVPEIKQEPDYQAALKALD; via the coding sequence ATGGCGACAATCACCCTGGCAGGGGACCCCATCCAGACCTGCGGCGACCTCCCGGCCGTCGGGAGCATGGCCCCCGACTTCACCCTTACCGACGTCAACCTGAAGGACGTGGGCCTGGCCGACTTCCGCGGCAAGAAGGTCATCCTGAACATCACGCCCAGCCTGGACACCGGCCTCTGCGCCACCTCGGCCAAGACCTTCGACGAGGCCGCGAAAAAGCGCGATGACCTGGTGGTCCTCAATGTCTCCGCGGACCTGCCCTTTGCCCAGCAGCGCTTCTGTCAGGCGGAAGGCATCGACAATGTGAAAACCCTGTCGATGATGCGTGACCGGCACTTCGCCAAAGATTACGGCGTGCTGGTGGAGACCGGTCCCACCGCGGGCATCACCTGCCGCGCCGTGGTGGTAATCGACGAATCCGGCAAGGTATGCCATACCGAGCTGGTCCCTGAGATCAAACAGGAACCCGATTACCAGGCCGCACTCAAGGCGCTGGACTGA